The Nitrospiria bacterium sequence GAACCTCACCGGGTCCGATTTAAAGGTGATTTTTACTATACGTCAGATCGATCGCCATGTCAAGGCGCTAATGGAGCCCCCGGCGGGTCCTTCCCAAGCCGCGCGATCGCTTCCATCACGGCGTCCACGATCCGTCGCGACGCTTCGACCGAATTCTGGACGGACGCGAAGGATGAAAAATCGATCGGGGGACCGTAGGCGATCGTGACCGTCTGAAACAAACGGGGCAGGATGCAGCCCTTGGGCAGGAGCCGGTCGCTCCCCTCGATCAGGACGGGAACGACCTTGGCCGGCTTCGCGTCGTGGATGATTTTCCCGACGCCGGCCTTGCCCGGCTGAAGGCGGCCGTCCGTCGAGCGCTTTCCCTCCGGGAAGATGACGATCACGCCCGTCGGAAGCAGCCGGGCCATCGCCTCGATCGCCGTGAAATCCCTTTTTCCGCGGCGGACCGGAAAGCCGCCCCAGGCTCCGATGATCGCCCGGACCAGCGGCCGCCGGAAGAGCTCCTCCTTTGCGGGCGCCCGCCACCAGACCGGGGAGAAAAAGGGCATGGCCGTCGCG is a genomic window containing:
- a CDS encoding lysophospholipid acyltransferase family protein, with product MINLWHAVGLLFWVVLLRVLNRVRVRNPEHIPERGEHGVLICSNHLSALDPFVIAATAMPFFSPVWWRAPAKEELFRRPLVRAIIGAWGGFPVRRGKRDFTAIEAMARLLPTGVIVIFPEGKRSTDGRLQPGKAGVGKIIHDAKPAKVVPVLIEGSDRLLPKGCILPRLFQTVTIAYGPPIDFSSFASVQNSVEASRRIVDAVMEAIARLGKDPPGAPLAP